The following proteins come from a genomic window of Proteinivorax hydrogeniformans:
- the phoU gene encoding phosphate signaling complex protein PhoU, with amino-acid sequence MVARHGFHKELKDLIEELLFMGNLVEESISKAVIALKNQNLELARQVIEGDEKIDNLELEIESTCLALIARQQPMAKDLRKIATVLKIITDLERIADHAVDIAKICVKIDQKPLIKPLVDIPHMALLTQKMVNKALESFIKEDVKLAHEVCNDDDHIDEHHKQILRELLTYMMEDPKNIDQATQLMFVSSYLERIGDHSTNICEWLIYLVTGERKELNK; translated from the coding sequence ATGGTGGCAAGGCATGGTTTTCATAAAGAATTGAAAGATTTGATAGAAGAACTTTTATTTATGGGAAATTTAGTTGAAGAGAGTATATCAAAAGCAGTTATTGCACTTAAAAATCAAAATCTAGAGTTGGCAAGACAAGTGATTGAAGGGGACGAAAAAATAGATAACCTTGAGCTAGAAATAGAATCAACCTGTTTAGCACTTATAGCCCGGCAACAACCTATGGCAAAAGATTTAAGGAAAATAGCTACGGTTTTAAAAATAATAACGGACTTAGAAAGGATTGCAGATCACGCTGTTGATATAGCAAAGATTTGTGTCAAGATAGATCAAAAACCACTAATTAAACCACTAGTAGACATTCCTCATATGGCGCTGCTTACACAGAAAATGGTTAATAAGGCGTTAGAGAGCTTTATTAAAGAAGATGTTAAATTAGCACACGAAGTTTGCAACGATGACGATCATATAGATGAGCATCATAAACAAATATTAAGGGAACTTTTGACTTATATGATGGAAGATCCAAAAAATATAGATCAAGCCACTCAACTTATGTTTGTTAGTAGTTATCTAGAAAGAATTGGGGATCATTCCACTAATATCTGTGAATGGCTTATTTATTTAGTAACTGGGGAAAGAAAAGAACTTAATAAGTAG